A single genomic interval of Phaeodactylum tricornutum CCAP 1055/1 chromosome 5, whole genome shotgun sequence harbors:
- a CDS encoding predicted protein, whose product MAKASISGSERENANEKAQLGLRQERPTHFPSILHSILSKAEQYGYSHIISWRAHGRCFHVHDRDKFVNDVMPLFFRQTRFASFQRQLNLYGFIRMSQKNPDHGAYYHHLFLKGKSEFCEKIQRVGKSAEARASRLYNTEPNFYSISQLVDAKKEVPTDGSETITETEVLGNCLADLPEDVRMIMEPRPLRKDAHAQNHQSHSCFGPSDYQIPHQSSQNTEDLSVLARRKDYLEHSGFTLVVDASSVSLPSNALPRMKMHVSTVPPQNSHEQQLSLLKPLDHNQASFVMLPMNVTPNSFPSVTLSTPALGRLRHTEHIELNQATRFATDISPQHSRKQTSLRDDRKRSPEDDSSGEGEGLVFEYPLSDAARMARFLRDVDFDDSDRD is encoded by the coding sequence ATGGCGAAGGCTTCTATCTCAGGGTCAGAGAGAGAAAATGCGAACGAGAAGGCACAGCTTGGGTTGCGGCAAGAGCGGCCGACTCATTTTCCATCCATTCTTCATTCTATTTTATCGAAAGCCGAGCAATACGGTTACAGCCATATCATCTCGTGGAGGGCCCACGGAAGATGTTTTCACGTTCATGACCGAGACAAGTTTGTCAATGATGTTATGCCGCTCTTTTTCCGACAGACTCGCTTCGCATCGTTCCAACGACAACTTAACCTCTACGGCTTTATAAGAATGTCACAAAAAAATCCTGATCATGGTGCTTACTATCATCACCTTTTTCTCAAAGGGAAATCCGAATTCTGTGAGAAAATACAAAGAGTTGGAAAGAGCGCGGAAGCTCGAGCAAGCCGACTATACAACACAGAACCAAACTTTTACAGCATTAGCCAGTTGGTTGACGCAAAGAAAGAAGTTCCGACAGACGGTTCAGAAACCATCACCGAAACCGAGGTTCTGGGAAATTGCCTTGCGGACCTCCCGGAGGATGTCCGTATGATTATGGAGCCGCGGCCGCTTCGCAAAGATGCACATGCTCAAAACCATCAAAGTCACTCATGCTTCGGTCCTTCGGACTATCAGATACCACATCAATCCTCGCAGAATACAGAGGACCTTAGCGTCTTGGCCAGGAGAAAGGACTACTTGGAGCATTCAGGTTTCACATTAGTTGTGGATGCATCATCCGTTTCATTGCCTTCAAATGCACTCCCTCGTATGAAAATGCACGTGTCAACGGTGCCTCCTCAGAACTCGCACGAACAGCAGCTGTCCCTGTTGAAACCACTCGATCATAATCAAGCCTCTTTTGTTATGCTGCCGATGAATGTGACACCAAACTCATTTCCGAGCGTAACACTGTCTACTCCCGCTCTTGGTCGATTGAGGCACACAGAACATATCGAACTTAATCAAGCAACGAGGTTTGCAACTGACATTTCACCACAGCATTCTCGCAAACAAACCAGCCTTAGGGATGACCGTAAGCGAAGCCCagaagacgactcgtctgGGGAAGGAGAGGGTTTGGTTTTTGAGTATCCTCTATCTGACGCTGCTCGCATGGCACGATTTCTTCGGGATGTCGATTTTGACGATTCGGATCGGGATTGA
- a CDS encoding predicted protein, translating into MDAYRIDQISRVEDIRSLVDQLESLPFLSADDIGPLVTPLVRITSDEKRFGAEGALLTERIVLSCLSRIPDDIKIRYDHTKCWPFPTVGMWNRSIIAWGSQKSDEAAKRANAMFLLVQDDNNKELAWRRARSLPEDELLSATPNRQTYKSLIRAWAVSNTSKGPPRASEALKQMELFTGVTALIQGEVTDKTELSEMELPDRTCYNSVLLSYAKLPVLRQPTALKKIQQIVSRMDRVYEVTKNPEFALDGFSYLALLLAYRRYVLSSDDLEPSYPTNILNVLRRMHLSSSMIEKDIVDLPWAYCVAIDALLKTRRLAEAHELVFVATGRATLSGFPPVTCLDGISHVTLIRVIQAWENSQHNEAAQRIEDIQDILSSIPFRRPFFLHKAMVDIVESHSSWTGTPPLLEQMLQRALQTSCFCPNGQSFALTMKAWMRSKDVEAPHRVECLFDALNNAYTKTKLDEFRPREAHLRFVLCTWLTRSGDGRRYKGKHGTLFPAEHISSILKRSHDTAWLITPSRMYAIGLEAWYKQHIPYPAAKSYNAVHKASILLRDLQELTGKMPPQVCNWMIQVCSRRQPTSNRRADAVQTAKNVFRDGEKNWYTYVVMSRLLKSRSSPDVLYLKNMFHDCISRALLSQAFVWYLVATGNTELLQSCFRLSEEEALQVTRQVENSLVHNSGKFHWKGRAPTVLLVENMPPEWSRFAFAAKNTDPDDCS; encoded by the coding sequence ATGGACGCTTATCGAATCGACCAGATTAGCAGAGTCGAAGATATCCGTTCGCTGGTTGACCAACTAGAATCACTGCCGTTTCTTTCAGCAGATGACATCGGTCCTCTAGTCACTCCTCTGGTCCGAATCACATCGGATGAAAAACGCTTTGGCGCAGAAGGTGCGCTTTTGACAGAGCGTATCGTCCTTAGTTGCCTGAGCCGTATACCAGATGATATAAAGATCCGCTATGACCACACAAAATGTTGGCCCTTTCCGACAGTCGGCATGTGGAACCGTTCGATTATTGCGTGGGGTAGCCAAAAGTCCGACGAGGCGGCAAAGCGGGCGAACGCGATGTTTTTGCTTGTTCAGGATGACAACAATAAGGAACTTGCCTGGCGCCGTGCTCGAAGCCTCCCAGAAGATGAGCTCCTATCAGCTACTCCTAATCGGCAAACATACAAGTCACTTATTCGTGCATGGGCTGTTTCAAATACTTCAAAAGGACCGCCTCGAGCATCCGAAGCGTTAAAACAAATGGAGCTGTTTACCGGCGTTACGGCGCTCATACAGGGTGAGGTTACTGATAAAACAGAGCTGAGTGAGATGGAGCTTCCAGATCGTACATGCTACAATTCCGTTCTTTTGTCGTACGCCAAGCTTCCTGTTCTGAGGCAGCCAAcggctttgaaaaagattcaACAAATAGTCTCTAGAATGGACCGGGTCTATGAAGTCACGAAGAATCCTGAGTTTGCTCTTGACGGGTTTTCCTATCTAGCTCTTCTGTTGGCTTACCGGCGTTACGTCCTATCTTCCGATGATCTAGAGCCGAGCTATCCTACTAACATCTTAAATGTCTTACGGAGAATGCATCTCAGCTCATCCATGATTGAGAAAGATATCGTTGACCTACCTTGGGCGTATTGTGTGGCCATTGACGCCTTACTTAAAACTCGTCGCCTGGCTGAAGCTCACGAGCTTGTCTTTGTGGCGACTGGAAGAGCCACTTTGTCCGGATTTCCCCCTGTTACCTGCCTAGACGGAATATCCCACGTTACTCTAATTCGAGTAATTCAGGCGTGGGAAAATTCTCAACACAACGAAGCTGCGCAGCGGATAGAAGACATTCAAGACATATTGTCATCGATACCATTCCGACGACCGTTCTTTTTGCACAAAGCTATGGTGGACATAGTCGAGTCACATTCTTCATGGACCGGCACGCCTCCGTTGCTGGAGCAAATGCTGCAACGAGCTTTACAGACATCATGCTTTTGCCCAAATGGGCAGTCCTTTGCCCTGACTATGAAAGCCTGGATGCGTTCCAAAGACGTAGAAGCTCCTCATCGGGTTGAATGCCTCTTTGATGCTCTAAATAATGCATATACGAAGACGAAGCTGGACGAGTTTCGCCCCCGAGAAGCACATTTGCGATTTGTTTTATGTACATGGCTAACTCGATCTGGAGACGGTCGGCGGTACAAGGGGAAGCACGGCACGTTGTTCCCAGCCGAGCACATTTCTTCTATTTTGAAAAGGTCGCACGATACCGCGTGGCTGATTACACCCTCTCGAATGTACGCAATCGGACTGGAAGCGTGGTACAAGCAGCATATACCGTACCCCGCAGCGAAAAGCTACAATGCTGTTCATAAAGCAAGTATTCTGTTGCGAGATCTACAGGAATTGACGGGCAAAATGCCCCCACAAGTCTGCAATTGGATGATTCAAGTTTGTAGCCGACGCCAGCCAACATCCAATCGCCGTGCAGACGCAGTTCAAACCGCAAAGAATGTGTTTCGGGACGGTGAAAAGAACTGGTACACGTACGTGGTCATGTCCCGTCTTTTGAAAAGCCGATCGTCGCCAGATGTATTGTACTTGAAAAATATGTTTCACGATTGCATCAGCCGAGCATTGTTGAGCCAAGCTTTTGTTTGGTATCTTGTCGCAACCGGAAACACGGAGCTTTTGCAGTCATGCTTCCGTCTGTCGGAGGAGGAGGCTTTACAAGTGACTCGCCAGGTCGAGAATAGCCTCGTACACAATTCGGGGAAGTTTCATTGGAAAGGACGGGCTCCCACCGTGTTGCTGGTGGAAAATATGCCTCCGGAATGGAGTCGTTTTGCCTTTGCGGCAAAGAATACTGACCCTGATGACTGCAGTTAG
- a CDS encoding predicted protein, with amino-acid sequence KLGVIPLAILVFYSVSGGPFGVEAAVRSGGYFYTLLGFLILPWFWSLAEAAMTAELGTAFPEAAGGVAWVETAFGPAAGWMAGYLGWMAGATDNAIYPVLFLEYLLQVLGDEQDAVNLHPYWRFALLSTTSIFLAYINWLGLPVVGQMSLIICVIAMSPFIILCVVGAFSVEPHRWWLRPTNEPDVIGDDSTAVGGIAWRVFLNNLFWNLNSFDAAASFAGDVQDPVERVLPRAMGWSVLLVAAGYFLPLLVATGALDDAVFTYRDWTDGFFAKVASEVVGPWLGAWTVFAAGVSNIALFQAELSADAFQLAGMAERGHVPSCFATRSRHNTPTYGIMLGTLVIVILSVAKLDTLIEMLNFNYALALLLEYAAFVSLRLNFPDLNRPFRVPLNNTICLVFLCPTVCLIFVVLSLANRETYLFSFVANLVGIVI; translated from the coding sequence AAACTGGGTGTCATTCCTTTGGCGATTCTGGTTTTTTACAGCGTGTCCGGCGGACCCTTCGGAGTCGAGGCCGCCGTCCGGAGCGGCGGTTACTTCTACACCCTCCTTGGCTTCTTAATCCTGCCGTGGTTTTGGTCGCTAGCCGAAGCCGCCATGACGGCCGAGCTTGGAACAGCCTTCCCGGAAGCCGCTGGAGGCGTAGCCTGGGTAGAGACCGCCTTTGGACCCGCCGCCGGTTGGATGGCAGGGTATTTAGGCTGGATGGCTGGAGCTACGGACAACGCAATCTATCCagttttgtttttggaatATCTGTTGCAAGTGTTGGGAGACGAACAGGACGCCGTCAATCTGCACCCCTATTGGCGTTTCGCACTGTTGAGTACAACTTCCATTTTTCTGGCCTACATTAACTGGTTGGGCTTGCCGGTCGTCGGACAAATGTCACTTATAATTTGTGTCATTGCGATGAGTCCTTTTATCATTTTGTGTGTGGTCGGCGCCTTTTCCGTCGAACCCCATCGCTGGTGGCTCAGACCGACCAACGAGCCGGATGTCATAGGCGACGATTCAACCGCCGTTGGCGGCATTGCCTGGAGAGTCTTTCTTAATAatttgttttggaatttgaaTTCATTCGACGCCGCCGCCAGTTTTGCGGGCGACGTCCAAGATCCCGTGGAACGAGTGCTACCACGAGCCATGGGGTGGTCCGTTCTCCTAGTCGCGGCCGGCTACTTTCTTCCGCTATTAGTCGCCACGGGAGCATTGGACGATGCTGTCTTCACCTACCGTGACTGGACGGACGGATTCTTTGCCAAAGTTGCAAGCGAGGTGGTTGGACCTTGGTTGGGAGCATGGACAGTTTTTGCGGCGGGTGTCAGCAACATTGCGCTTTTTCAAGCAGAACTGAGCGCTGATGCCTTCCAATTGGCGGGCATGGCGGAACGCGGTCATGTTCCCTCCTGTTTTGCTACAAGATCCCGTCATAACACCCCCACCTACGGAATCATGCTTGGGACGCTAGTGATTGTAATTCTCAGCGTGGCCAAGCTCGATACCTTGATTGAAATGCTGAATTTCAATTACGCTTTGGCGCTTTTGTTGGAGTATGCAGCCTTTGTGTCACTTCGGTTGAATTTCCCTGACTTGAATCGTCCTTTCCGCGTTCCTTTGAACAATACCATCTGCCTCGTTTTTCTATGTCCGACGGTATGCTTGATTTTTGTCGTTCTAAGTTTGGCCAACCGGGAAACCTATCTCTTCAGCTTCGTAGCCAACCTAGTCGGTATTGTGATC
- a CDS encoding predicted protein — MTKKGTIHKILLDLRNDAVAETKPGKAKRRTSVKSWGFTAATVDSTRRALSKAGKGLNDDDTQSGSLAYFETSRKMCMEDIQNRQKEHQATRQRLQELRATYLFGLNQISTLEDLRDAPDAIMPGNFP, encoded by the coding sequence ATGACGAAAAAAGGAACAATTCATAAGATTCTGTTGGATTTGCGCAACGACGCAGTTGCTGAAACGAAACCTGGCAAAGCAAAGCGAAGAACATCTGTCAAATCATGGGGCTTTACTGCAGCCACCGTAGACAGTACGCGGCGCGCTCTATCGAAGGCTGGAAAAGGTTTAAACGATGATGATACGCAATCTGGGTCCTTGGCTTACTTTGAGACTTCTCGAAAAATGTGTATGGAGGACATACAAAATCGCCAAAAAGAGCACCAAGCGACTCGACAGCGACTGCAAGAGCTACGTGCCACCTACTTGTTCGGTCTGAATCAAATTTCGACTTTGGAAGATTTACGGGATGCTCCTGATGCTATTATGCCTGGAAACTTCCCATGA
- a CDS encoding predicted protein: MVKFPKPSLRKRRVGTIARSARCATRDHRRDCPAVDPDRVLCLPENAFQVDHIRHHDRRFPSCSVSWMIEFLTLLILGKYRHHVHSHILRRPVKRLTNQSLLTPHLVGSFRLAFPKCRGPTTLPRSFFLPPDHRPVLVVLSSGTCPLLTAKIPMANEVTENVAAQHHESPADLAFVAPRTNDLSVGSSVEPWRHHHDRNLDLLHNTPNASHSDAAIVINNNLPEAKRFEEGPSKSSTSLLGKRRSPPSEPEATDASQTRQKSGPVVSVEQQASALAVIPSPLSVGTTTGNTAAPVEPSNTTSGEAPPKSPSAITVLNPTQQQQPQTEEEEGGLKLLFAASLLQQTSGDLASTLPTVPVATSVSTPSNNGGAATVAVPTDHDVLCGRGGLINKHPGNVVYRKVVEYNKAVYKQVPKRHRILVPQSIVQTIRNSGGRFLQSTHTSWTEIPPHRAVQKTSQALREKPRGDEDEFELQEDDISAAGNQKNSSDSVGQHNSSDTYIDKNNSNEGSDNGGGWIVAT; the protein is encoded by the exons ATGGTCAAATTTCCAAAACCTTCTCTGCGAAAACGTCGGGTAGGTACGATCGCGCGATCCGCGCGATGCGCGACGAGAGACCATCGGCGCGACTGTCCAGCCGTCGACCCGGATCGTGTGCTGTGTCTTCCCGAAAACGCTTTCCAGGTGGATCACATTCGCCATCACGATCGAAGGTTCCCGAGCTGTTCGGTCTCTTGGATGATCGAATTCCTAACTCTACTTATTCTGGGAAAATACCGCCATcacgttcacagtcacataCTGAGGAGACCGGTGAAGCGCCTCACGAACCAATCGTTGTTGACCCCGCACCTGGTCGGATCCTTCCGTCTCGCGTTTCCCAAGTGCCGTGGACCGACAACACTTCCAAGGTCCTTTTTTTTGCCACCAGACCATCGACCAGTACTCGTAGTACTCTCTTCCGGGACCTGTCCATTATTAACAGCCAAAATCCCAATGGCTAATGAAGTAACAGAGAACGTCGCGGCACAACACCACGAAAGTCCCGCGGACTTGGCTTTCGTGGCTCCTCGGACGAACGACCTGTCCGTGGGTTCTTCCGTGGAGCCCTGGAGGCATCACCATGATCGGAATTTGGATCTGCTCCACAACACCCCCAACGCCAGTCACAGCGACGCAGCGATAGTAATAAACAATAACCTTCCAGAAGCTAAGAGGTTTGAAGAGGGACCTTCCAAGTCATCGACTTCTCTGTTAGGCAAACGAAGGTCGCCCCCGTCCGAGCCCGAAGCAACCGATGCGTCACAGACACGGCAGAAATCTGGGCCAGTAGTGTCAGTAGAACAGCAAGCCTCTGCCTTGGCAGTTATTCCCTCTCCATTAAGCGTCGGAACAACTACTGGGAACACGGCAGCACCAGTCGAACCGAGCAACACGACAAGCGGGGAAGCCCCACCAAAATCACCGTCGGCAATAACTGTGTTGAATCCCacacagcaacagcagccacaaacggaagaagaggaaggagGTTTGAAGCTTCTCTTTGCTGCCAGTCTGCTACAACAAACATCCGGAG ACCTGGCCTCCACTCTGCCTACGGTGCCTGTGGCGACATCAGTGTCAACACCATCGAATAACGGAGGGGCAGCAACGGTAGCGGTTCCAACCGACCATGATGTGCTTTGTGGCCGCGGGGGGCTCATCAACAAGCACCCCGGAAATGTGGTGTATCGTAAAGTGGTTGAATACAACAAGGCCGTTTACAAGCAAGTTCCGAAACGGCACCGTATACTCGTCCCGCAAAGCATCGTGCAAACAATAAGGAATTCCGGTGGTCGCTTTCTGCAAAGCACCCACACGTCATGGACTGAAATTCCACCCCACCGGGCGGTACAAAAAACCTCGCAAGCCCTGCGGGAAAAACCTCGGGgtgacgaggacgagttTGAGCTGCAGGAGGACGACATTAGCGCCGCTGGAAACCAAAAGAACAGCAGTGATAGTGTTGGGCAACACAACAGTAGCGATACTTATATTGACAAAAACAACAGCAATGAAGGAAGTGACAATGGCGGTGGTTGGATCGTGGCGACGTGA
- a CDS encoding predicted protein — DDKLRYKQLLYMANQLEPIPESSQIPENKVPGCLSTVFVDGTAKYSDNGQDVLIYFRGDSDGLLTKGLVALLVRGLSGNTAESIQKIDPAFIQKAGIAASLTPGRNNGFLNMLATMKRKATQLA, encoded by the coding sequence GACGACAAACTTCGGTACAAACAACTCTTGTACATGGCCAATCAACTCGAACCCATTCCGGAAAGTTCCCAAATTCCGGAAAACAAGGTACCCGGCTGTCTATCGaccgtctttgtcgacggcaCGGCGAAATATTCCGACAACGGCCAAGACGTACTGATATACTTTCGGGGAGATTCCGACGGTCTCTTGACCAAGGGATTGGTGGCCTTGCTCGTCCGTGGTTTGTCGGGAAATACCGCGGAATCCATTCAAAAGATCGATCCAGCTTTTATCCAAAAGGCGGGCATTGCCGCGTCGCTGACGCCCGGACGGAACAACGGTTTCCTCAACATGTTGGCCACCATGAAGAGGAAAGCAACGCAATTGGCC
- a CDS encoding predicted protein — protein sequence RPMYDGIINALQKLQPGELRLVDNSQQHAGHAGAKGLDGDETHFDLYITSDAFDGLSLVKRHKLVYMMLGEIMPKIHALQIKALTLAEADAKK from the coding sequence AGACCCATGTACGATGGTATCATCAACGCCTTGCAAAAACTCCAGCCCGGAGAGCTGCGGCTAGTCGACAATTCGCAGCAACATGCCGGTCACGCCGGAGCCAAGGGCTTGGACGGTGACGAAACCCATTTTGACCTGTACATTACTTCGGATGCCTTTGACGGTCTTTCGTTGGTCAAACGCCATAAACTCGTTTACATGATGCTTGGCGAAATCATGCCTAAAATACACGCCTTGCAAATAAAGGCACTCACTCTGGCTGAGGCCGACGCGAAGAAGTAA
- a CDS encoding predicted protein, producing the protein MTTILDDATYRLSSWWYNGDNHRTYPATLASRTPGFTESWGRDEDEEGKELPSWFAMEQNQLGLVLQQPYPQAPITLFQYHVAWDIQWALRDAKVDFVVVNVPHAFSESTGPLPAWNDLTEPERPILLGHSQQGIFDYLRKHHDWNVDEELSTPAGTHQLELWRNQVESLHVCLDLLRYGPGQEWSKIYRDQSMKASCGETQPSWLRRILAEWNVTAEHHRGRYLRRHIPTSNTVDSAQKATGIASGIYKRLSVQLADKDYLFGTTKPSSLDYEIGGHLMDASGFVPLRDAIREHDNLVSFAQRLCSQGPLLSEWNRLENERNAFQVEWLWLNVETLAPCVGPRDARSVGNHDKYNPWDTWHRWRFGGTFYPASTRAEAKTAETLKLQQDYLHQDQLWWSAVTAASLVSIGVTQWIVSMTTLSARASK; encoded by the coding sequence ATGACAACAATTTTGGATGATGCGACATATCGGTTATCATCGTGGTGGTACAACGGTGACAACCACCGAACTTACCCAGCCACCTTGGCTTCCCGGACTCCTGGATTTACCGAAAGTTGGGGCCgtgatgaagacgaggagggaAAAGAGCTACCATCGTGGTTTGCGATGGAGCAAAATCAGCTCGGTCTTGTCTTACAGCAACCGTATCCACAGGCACCTATCACGCTTTTTCAGTACCACGTCGCTTGGGATATCCAGTGGGCTTTACGAGATGCCAAAGTCGATTTTGTTGTCGTAAATGTGCCACATGCCTTTTCTGAATCGACTGGACCATTGCCGGCTTGGAATGATTTGACGGAACCCGAGAGACCAATACTTCTAGGACATTCCCAGCAAGGAATTTTTGATTATCTGCGGAAGCATCATGATTGGAATGTAGACGAGGAACTAAGTACGCCAGCAGGAACTCACCAACTGGAACTGTGGCGGAACCAAGTCGAATCCCTACACGTTTGCTTGGACCTGTTACGGTACGGTCCTGGGCAAGAGTGGAGCAAAATTTACCGTGATCAATCAATGAAAGCCTCGTGCGGCGAAACCCAACCATCTTGGCTGCGGCGGATCCTTGCAGAGTGGAATGTGACCGCCGAGCATCATCGAGGTCGTTACCTTCGAAGGCATATACCTACTAGCAATACGGTGGATTCCGCCCAAAAAGCGACAGGCATTGCGTCGGGCATTTACAAACGATTGTCGGTACAGCTAGCCGACAAGGACTACCTTTTCGGCACCACGAAGCCGTCTTCTTTGGACTACGAAATCGGCGGGCATTTGATGGATGCTTCCGGTTTTGTTCCGTTGCGTGACGCGATACGCGAACACGACAATCTCGTAAGCTTTGCGCAGCGTTTGTGTTCACAAGGCCCACTTTTGTCGGAGTGGAATCGATTAGAGAATGAGCGCAATGCTTTTCAGGTGGAGTGGTTGTGGCTAAATGTTGAAACACTTGCGCCGTGCGTGGGACCACGTGATGCACGATCAGTCGGAAACCACGATAAATACAATCCGTGGGATACTTGGCACCGTTGGAGATTTGGTGGAACCTTTTATCCGGCCTCTACGAGGGCAGAAGCTAAGACGGCAGAAACCCTAAAACTACAGCAAGACTACCTCCATCAGGATCAGTTGTGGTGGTCTGCCGTCACAGCTGCGTCCCTCGTTTCTATTGGTGTCACGCAGTGGATTGTATCAATGACTACGCTGTCAGCCCGCGCATCAAAATAA